TTGATCCATCTTTGTAGTGGAAGCTTCATTTGTTTGAGCTGGAGGAGGAGATGAAAATCAAACTTTCCATCAAATATGTGTTTTATCAGGTACCAATTCGAACCCTTTGGGCCATTTGAGGATTTGCTGTGTAGACATAGATTTAGGCGGAGAATTTTGTCTTGCTGTGTAGGAAATCAACATAGAGTAAATGGAGAACTTACTTATGCACATCCGTAATGGAAGAGCTTGATGGCTTTAGCGAGTGTCAAAGAAATCAAGGTCATAAATGGATCAAAGCTAAGATTCTGTGGATGCATCTCGTTACTGCAAGTGCACTTTGTTGCACCATGACCAAgagctgtttttcttttcttgcctttCTGTTAAGCTTTGCTCTTAGAGAAATAGTAGAACGGCAATTGATAATTTTGACTACTTTTTGAACAAACAGTGATGTCTCTGCATGTGCAGGATGGCTGGAGCAAAAAATGGAGGATCCTGGCAGTTGCAGTGGCTCCCGACCGATTCGAAAGCAGGAAGGCTCTTCCAACTCAGTGCTGTGGTCTGAGAGACAACGAGCTCTCCACAGAGTCGAGCATCCTGGCTGTGTATTCGTCCACATGAGCGGGTTCATTGGCAGGAATCAAACTTAGGAGGGGGCTCTCGCGATGGCCAGAGGCGCAGCTTAAAGCTCCAAGTGGAAAGAAGATTGGATTCACCATTTCGTGGGGAGCGAGCTTTCTAGGGCGCCATGTTAGCTAGCAACCTGCGCTCGTATTTAGTCCCGATTGTCATTATCTCCCAATGACCTGTAACTTTAGATGAGATTGATCTGATTGAATAGGTCGCTACATAAGGGTTAATTAATACAGAAGAAGAGCAGGATTTGCGATTGGAATTTATGTAGGTCAGGGCAGAGATTGGCTCTTAATTCAGCTTTTACACAACATGTGCTGCATAGACTCTTCTTTGAACTCCTCTAGCTTTGCTTCTTTTCATTGGCAAGTCCTGTTgggaagaaagtgaaaaaaggaGCACAATGGTGCAAATCTCTTGAAACAGTTCATGAGGAAATTAGGTTgatatttcgtgaaaaataatataatttaaggaaggaaacaaaagacaaaTGAGACTAAATCAAGACTAATAGAACATGTTATGATTCAGTACCGTACTGAGTGGCGAGTGCGCGGGCAACAAAGGACCAACTCACTCGCACGTGACAAATCTGCGAGCCTGTCTTCTTCATCTGATATTCTTGACTTCTGATCGACTGCTAGTACTGccactgctctctctctctctagctctctccaCCTAAAGCCCAACAAGAACCCCATTAACCCTCACAGCCACCCCAAATGGCGGCCACAACTACCACCGCCGTCGCCGCTATCGTCTCGCCGACCGCCAGTTCATCCCTCTCCACTCTCAGAAACCCAAAGCCGtcccctttcttcttttccagtcCATCCTCAACTCCACCAAATCAAAAACCACTAAACCTGACCACCCACTTCAAAACTCTTACCCCGGTCCGCTCCTCCGCCAACCCTTCcgatctctctccctcctcctcttcccccaCCAACCCCCTCTCCCTCAAATCCCGCCTCCGCGCCGGCGAGACTCTCTACGGcatcttcctcctctccttctccccCACTGTGGCCGAGATCGCCGGCCTCGCCGGCTACGACTTCGCCGTCGTGGACATGGAGCACGGCCCCGGCGGCGTCTCCGAAGCCCTCCACTGCCTCCGCGCCCTTGCCGGCACCGGCACCCCGGCGATCCTTCGGCTTCCGGAGAGCTCCCCGACCTGGGCGAAGAAGGCCCTCGACCTCGGCCCGCAGGGCCTGATGTTCCCGATGATCGACAGCCCGGAGTTGGCCCGAGATGCAGTGTCGTACTCCCGCTTCCCGCCCGGCGGCGTCCGCGGGGCGGCCCACTCGGTGGTCCGGGCCTCCAAGTACGGGATCGACGAAGGGTATTTGAGTAATTGCGAGGAGGAGCTCCTCATCATGTGTCAGGTACAAGAATGAATATTTAGGTGAAGGTTACAAACGAGAAAAATCTGGCTGGTAGCCATTTTATTCCTGAAAGGTAATGATCATATCTGCCAAGAAAATTGACAATTAGGAAAGATACAAATCGTTTAGGAGTTCCAAGAAGTTCATATTGGATTGAGCTTATGGCGATTCATGTAGCCAGATTCCACTTGTGAGTAGCTTTAATCTGTTTCTGCTGATTTAGCAATTGGCTTGAGGCCCGGCTCTTTAGATCCCTGGCGTGATATGAACATTGCATCCGCTCCAACCATGGTATCAATCATGCGTGAAATACCTTCCTTTGTTAGGTGGAATCGCAACAAGGCGTCCGAAATGTTGAACAGATCGCGGCCGTC
The sequence above is drawn from the Rhodamnia argentea isolate NSW1041297 chromosome 9, ASM2092103v1, whole genome shotgun sequence genome and encodes:
- the LOC115740842 gene encoding 2-keto-3-deoxy-L-rhamnonate aldolase, which produces MAATTTTAVAAIVSPTASSSLSTLRNPKPSPFFFSSPSSTPPNQKPLNLTTHFKTLTPVRSSANPSDLSPSSSSPTNPLSLKSRLRAGETLYGIFLLSFSPTVAEIAGLAGYDFAVVDMEHGPGGVSEALHCLRALAGTGTPAILRLPESSPTWAKKALDLGPQGLMFPMIDSPELARDAVSYSRFPPGGVRGAAHSVVRASKYGIDEGYLSNCEEELLIMCQVESQQGVRNVEQIAAVDGVDCIQMGPLDMSASMGYLWDPGNKKVREMMRAAEKGVVGCGRAYMAGFAMPFDSPDDLRKRGYHMVSGAVDVGLFRDAAVEDVKMFKMGLEDQSSDSDGERVDGKDADDKYWSE